In the Ipomoea triloba cultivar NCNSP0323 chromosome 6, ASM357664v1 genome, one interval contains:
- the LOC116022891 gene encoding putative cyclin-A3-1 isoform X2 → MRAMADKENCTRVTRLSKKRAAEAMAAPLQQQSKKRVVLGEITSGPNVGLSQISEQQKLKPRRAKRKVLKAVAEEGVTEKGKNEDRGIYIDAKSDDPQMCAAYVSEIYEYIRQMEQKRRPLPDYIEKVQKDLSANMRGILVDWLIEVAEEYALLPDTLYLAVSYIDRFLSTNVLTRQKLQLLGVSSMLIASKYEEISPRNVEEFCYITDNTYTKDEVVEMEADVLKSLKFELGSPTIKTFLRRFTQVSQEDYKTAKLQLEFLGYYLAELSLLDYSCLKFLPSLVAAAVIFLSRFTLQPNLHPWNKALQQYSGYKPSSLKQCVLIIHDLQLSRRGGALIAIREKYKQHKFKCVSTLSSPPEIPDSYFEDVIA, encoded by the exons ATGAGAGCAATGGCGGACAAAGAGAACTGCACGAGAGTGACGCGCCTCTCGAAGAAGAGGGCGGCGGAGGCTATGGCGGCTCCGCTGCAGCAGCAGAGCAAGAAAAGAGTGGTTTTGGGAGAGATTACGAGCGGGCCAAATGTGGGTCTGAGTCAGATCTCGGAGCAACAGAAACTCAAGCCCAGGCGGGCTAAGAGGAAGGTTTTGAAGGCTGTGGCTGAAGAAGGGGTGACGGAGAAGGGGAAAAATGAGGATCGTGGAATCTATATTGATGCGAAATCTGATGACCCACAGATGTGCGCCGCCTATGTTTCTGAGATTTATGAGTATATTCGCCAAATGGAG CAGAAAAGGAGGCCATTGCCTGATTACATTGAGAAGGTTCAGAAAGATTTGAGTGCAAATATGAGAGGGATTTTGGTAGATTGGTTGATTGAAGTAGCAGAGGAATATGCTCTCCTTCCAGATACTCTTTATCTAGCTGTTTCCTATATTGATAGATTCTTGTCCACAAATGTTCTTACCCGGCAAAAGCTTCAGCTTTTGGGTGTTTCTTCCATGCTTATTGCCTC GAAGTATGAAGAGATTAGTCCTCGCAATGTTGAAGAGTTCTGTTACATTACAGATAACACCTACACCAAGGATGAAGTGGTGGAAATGGAGGCAGATGTGCTCAAATCGCTCAAGTTTGAACTGGGCAGTCCCACAATCAAGACTTTTCTTAG AAGGTTTACCCAAGTTTCTCAAGAAGACTATAAA ACagcaaaattgcaattagaatTCTTGGGCTACTACTTGGCCGAATTGAGTTTGTTGGATTACAGTTGCCTTAAATTCTTGCCTTCCTTGGTAGCTGCTGCCGTTATATTCCTTTCGAGGTTCACTCTTCAACCAAACCTGCATCCCTGG AACAAAGCACTCCAACAATATTCGGGATATAAACCGTCTTCCTTGAAGCAATGTGTTCTTATCATACATGACTTGCAATTAAGTAGAAGAGGAGGTGCCTTGATAGCTATAAGGGAGAAATACAAGCAACACAAG TTCAAATGTGTATCAACGCTCTCATCCCCGCCCGAGATACCAGATTCCTATTTCGAAGATGTGATTGCGTGA
- the LOC116022891 gene encoding G2/mitotic-specific cyclin C13-1-like isoform X3, translating to MRAMADKENCTRVTRLSKKRAAEAMAAPLQQQSKKRVVLGEITSGPNVGLSQISEQQKLKPRRAKRKVLKAVAEEGVTEKGKNEDRGIYIDAKSDDPQMCAAYVSEIYEYIRQMEKRRPLPDYIEKVQKDLSANMRGILVDWLIEVAEEYALLPDTLYLAVSYIDRFLSTNVLTRQKLQLLGVSSMLIASKYEEISPRNVEEFCYITDNTYTKDEVVEMEADVLKSLKFELGSPTIKTFLRRFTQVSQEDYKTAKLQLEFLGYYLAELSLLDYSCLKFLPSLVAAAVIFLSRFTLQPNLHPWNKALQQYSGYKPSSLKQCVLIIHDLQLSRRGGALIAIREKYKQHKFKCVSTLSSPPEIPDSYFEDVIA from the exons ATGAGAGCAATGGCGGACAAAGAGAACTGCACGAGAGTGACGCGCCTCTCGAAGAAGAGGGCGGCGGAGGCTATGGCGGCTCCGCTGCAGCAGCAGAGCAAGAAAAGAGTGGTTTTGGGAGAGATTACGAGCGGGCCAAATGTGGGTCTGAGTCAGATCTCGGAGCAACAGAAACTCAAGCCCAGGCGGGCTAAGAGGAAGGTTTTGAAGGCTGTGGCTGAAGAAGGGGTGACGGAGAAGGGGAAAAATGAGGATCGTGGAATCTATATTGATGCGAAATCTGATGACCCACAGATGTGCGCCGCCTATGTTTCTGAGATTTATGAGTATATTCGCCAAATGGAG AAAAGGAGGCCATTGCCTGATTACATTGAGAAGGTTCAGAAAGATTTGAGTGCAAATATGAGAGGGATTTTGGTAGATTGGTTGATTGAAGTAGCAGAGGAATATGCTCTCCTTCCAGATACTCTTTATCTAGCTGTTTCCTATATTGATAGATTCTTGTCCACAAATGTTCTTACCCGGCAAAAGCTTCAGCTTTTGGGTGTTTCTTCCATGCTTATTGCCTC GAAGTATGAAGAGATTAGTCCTCGCAATGTTGAAGAGTTCTGTTACATTACAGATAACACCTACACCAAGGATGAAGTGGTGGAAATGGAGGCAGATGTGCTCAAATCGCTCAAGTTTGAACTGGGCAGTCCCACAATCAAGACTTTTCTTAG AAGGTTTACCCAAGTTTCTCAAGAAGACTATAAA ACagcaaaattgcaattagaatTCTTGGGCTACTACTTGGCCGAATTGAGTTTGTTGGATTACAGTTGCCTTAAATTCTTGCCTTCCTTGGTAGCTGCTGCCGTTATATTCCTTTCGAGGTTCACTCTTCAACCAAACCTGCATCCCTGG AACAAAGCACTCCAACAATATTCGGGATATAAACCGTCTTCCTTGAAGCAATGTGTTCTTATCATACATGACTTGCAATTAAGTAGAAGAGGAGGTGCCTTGATAGCTATAAGGGAGAAATACAAGCAACACAAG TTCAAATGTGTATCAACGCTCTCATCCCCGCCCGAGATACCAGATTCCTATTTCGAAGATGTGATTGCGTGA
- the LOC116022891 gene encoding G2/mitotic-specific cyclin C13-1-like isoform X1 — protein sequence MRAMADKENCTRVTRLSKKRAAEAMAAPLQQQSKKRVVLGEITSGPNVGLSQISEQQKLKPRRAKRKVLKAVAEEGVTEKGKNEDRGIYIDAKSDDPQMCAAYVSEIYEYIRQMELQQKRRPLPDYIEKVQKDLSANMRGILVDWLIEVAEEYALLPDTLYLAVSYIDRFLSTNVLTRQKLQLLGVSSMLIASKYEEISPRNVEEFCYITDNTYTKDEVVEMEADVLKSLKFELGSPTIKTFLRRFTQVSQEDYKTAKLQLEFLGYYLAELSLLDYSCLKFLPSLVAAAVIFLSRFTLQPNLHPWNKALQQYSGYKPSSLKQCVLIIHDLQLSRRGGALIAIREKYKQHKFKCVSTLSSPPEIPDSYFEDVIA from the exons ATGAGAGCAATGGCGGACAAAGAGAACTGCACGAGAGTGACGCGCCTCTCGAAGAAGAGGGCGGCGGAGGCTATGGCGGCTCCGCTGCAGCAGCAGAGCAAGAAAAGAGTGGTTTTGGGAGAGATTACGAGCGGGCCAAATGTGGGTCTGAGTCAGATCTCGGAGCAACAGAAACTCAAGCCCAGGCGGGCTAAGAGGAAGGTTTTGAAGGCTGTGGCTGAAGAAGGGGTGACGGAGAAGGGGAAAAATGAGGATCGTGGAATCTATATTGATGCGAAATCTGATGACCCACAGATGTGCGCCGCCTATGTTTCTGAGATTTATGAGTATATTCGCCAAATGGAG TTGCAGCAGAAAAGGAGGCCATTGCCTGATTACATTGAGAAGGTTCAGAAAGATTTGAGTGCAAATATGAGAGGGATTTTGGTAGATTGGTTGATTGAAGTAGCAGAGGAATATGCTCTCCTTCCAGATACTCTTTATCTAGCTGTTTCCTATATTGATAGATTCTTGTCCACAAATGTTCTTACCCGGCAAAAGCTTCAGCTTTTGGGTGTTTCTTCCATGCTTATTGCCTC GAAGTATGAAGAGATTAGTCCTCGCAATGTTGAAGAGTTCTGTTACATTACAGATAACACCTACACCAAGGATGAAGTGGTGGAAATGGAGGCAGATGTGCTCAAATCGCTCAAGTTTGAACTGGGCAGTCCCACAATCAAGACTTTTCTTAG AAGGTTTACCCAAGTTTCTCAAGAAGACTATAAA ACagcaaaattgcaattagaatTCTTGGGCTACTACTTGGCCGAATTGAGTTTGTTGGATTACAGTTGCCTTAAATTCTTGCCTTCCTTGGTAGCTGCTGCCGTTATATTCCTTTCGAGGTTCACTCTTCAACCAAACCTGCATCCCTGG AACAAAGCACTCCAACAATATTCGGGATATAAACCGTCTTCCTTGAAGCAATGTGTTCTTATCATACATGACTTGCAATTAAGTAGAAGAGGAGGTGCCTTGATAGCTATAAGGGAGAAATACAAGCAACACAAG TTCAAATGTGTATCAACGCTCTCATCCCCGCCCGAGATACCAGATTCCTATTTCGAAGATGTGATTGCGTGA